One region of Brachybacterium saurashtrense genomic DNA includes:
- the mfd gene encoding transcription-repair coupling factor produces the protein MTAQSAAPRPTTATAPLAPLLDQLAAGRDLTAARALVDEGAQSGEGGSIVAATGLFPFLVADLARRATPEQPLVVVTATTRAAEDLRAALSALVGTAHVAELPAWETLPHERLSPRADTVAKRLSTLRRIAHPETEDPVHVVLMPVRSLLQPIATGLGDLRPVRAAVGETYPLEDLERDLVDAAYVRVDMVEKRGEFAVRGGILDVFPPTEPHPVRVDLFGDEVDDVRYFSVADQRSLDPAPRGLDAPPCREILLTPEVRERARARAEELPGVRDLLLRIADGIAADGMESLSPVLVDGMEQVADVLPAGARFLVLDPEKARARADELVATTDEFLAAAWSSAAAGGGLPIDVGAASFVPLSEAKGHAREGGRAWFTLAAFGLDTDVDLTTSSTTHPGYSGKPGDAARDLERRRTEGWSVLATMVGPGGARHVAETLREEGLPAVYGPDLAEPIGPGEAVVTVGPFAEGLIVEDLRLVLAAERDLTGKSGARRGEERKMPSRRRNVVDPLQLRPGDHVVHSHHGVGRFVEMTSRAVGTGAKRTTREYLVIEYAPSKKGQPGDRLYVPSDQLDQVTKYVGGEEPSVNRMGGADWAKTKSRARKAIREIADELVRLYSARQSAPGRAFGPDTPWQRELEDAFEFVETPDQLSTIDDVKADMEKSVPMDRLILGDVGYGKTEIAVRAAFKAVQDGTQVAVLAPTTLLAQQHLDTFSERFTGFPVTVKGLSRFQSPAESTATIKGLADGSVDVVIGTHRLLTGNVRFKELGLLIVDEEQRFGVEHKETLKALRTNVDVLSMSATPIPRTLEMAVTGIREMSILATPPEERHPVLTYVGAQEDKQVTAAIRRELLREGQVFYIHNRVEDIDRVAAHLRELVPDARVAVAHGKMNEHQLERVIVDFWERDFDVLVCTTIVETGLDIANANTLIVENADRFGLSQLHQLRGRVGRSSERAYAYFLYNASKPLTELAHDRLTTLATNTDLGAGMQVAMKDLEIRGAGNLLGGEQSGHIAGVGFDLYVRMVGEAVAAFRGESTAPEKEIRVELPLDAHVPHDYIGSERLRLEAYSKLSAVREASEIAQIRAELADRYGAPPAPVEVLLDVARFRLDARAAGVDEVQAQGKMIRFAHVEVPDSAAMRMKRLYPGTVLKPATRQVLVPRPMTSRFGGTELRDHDLLEWAREVLRVLVPAAAEQISAPTVEGSAQ, from the coding sequence ATGACCGCACAGAGCGCAGCCCCTCGCCCCACCACCGCCACGGCGCCGCTGGCGCCGCTGCTGGACCAGCTCGCCGCCGGGCGCGACCTCACCGCGGCCCGTGCCCTGGTCGACGAGGGGGCGCAGAGCGGGGAGGGCGGCAGCATCGTCGCGGCGACGGGGCTGTTCCCCTTCCTCGTCGCGGACCTCGCCCGTCGCGCCACCCCCGAGCAGCCCCTCGTGGTGGTCACCGCCACCACCCGCGCCGCGGAGGATCTCCGTGCGGCGCTGTCCGCGCTCGTGGGCACCGCGCACGTGGCCGAGCTGCCCGCCTGGGAGACGCTCCCGCACGAGCGGCTCTCGCCCCGCGCGGACACCGTCGCCAAGCGCCTGTCCACCCTGCGCCGCATCGCGCATCCGGAGACCGAGGATCCGGTGCACGTGGTGCTGATGCCCGTGCGGTCCCTGCTGCAGCCGATCGCGACAGGCCTGGGCGACCTGCGCCCCGTGCGCGCCGCGGTGGGGGAGACCTACCCGCTCGAGGATCTCGAGCGCGACCTCGTCGATGCGGCCTACGTGCGCGTGGACATGGTGGAGAAGCGCGGCGAGTTCGCGGTGCGCGGCGGCATCCTCGACGTCTTCCCGCCCACGGAGCCGCACCCCGTGCGCGTGGACCTGTTCGGCGACGAGGTGGACGACGTCCGCTACTTCTCCGTCGCCGATCAGCGCTCCCTCGACCCCGCCCCGCGGGGCCTGGACGCCCCGCCGTGCCGCGAGATCCTGCTCACGCCCGAGGTGCGCGAGCGGGCCCGCGCCCGCGCCGAGGAGCTGCCCGGCGTGCGCGACCTGCTGCTGCGGATCGCCGATGGGATCGCCGCCGACGGCATGGAGTCCCTCAGCCCGGTGCTGGTGGACGGTATGGAGCAGGTGGCCGACGTGCTGCCCGCCGGCGCCCGCTTCCTGGTGCTGGACCCCGAGAAGGCCCGCGCCCGGGCCGACGAGCTGGTCGCCACCACGGACGAGTTCCTCGCCGCCGCGTGGTCCAGCGCCGCCGCCGGCGGCGGTCTCCCGATCGACGTCGGCGCCGCCAGCTTCGTGCCGCTGTCCGAGGCCAAGGGGCACGCCCGCGAGGGCGGCCGCGCCTGGTTCACCCTGGCCGCCTTCGGCCTGGACACCGACGTGGACCTCACCACCTCCTCCACCACCCACCCCGGCTACTCCGGCAAGCCCGGGGACGCCGCCAGGGACCTCGAGCGCCGCCGCACCGAGGGATGGTCCGTGCTCGCCACCATGGTGGGCCCCGGCGGCGCCCGCCACGTCGCCGAGACCCTCCGCGAGGAGGGCCTGCCCGCCGTGTACGGCCCCGACCTCGCGGAGCCGATCGGCCCCGGCGAGGCCGTGGTCACCGTCGGCCCCTTCGCCGAGGGCCTGATCGTCGAGGACCTGAGGCTGGTCCTCGCCGCGGAGCGCGACCTCACCGGCAAGTCCGGGGCCCGTCGCGGCGAGGAGCGGAAGATGCCCTCCCGCCGCCGCAACGTGGTGGACCCGCTGCAGCTGCGCCCGGGCGACCACGTCGTCCACTCCCACCACGGCGTGGGCCGCTTCGTGGAGATGACCAGCCGCGCCGTGGGCACCGGCGCCAAGCGCACCACCCGCGAGTACCTCGTCATCGAGTACGCCCCCTCGAAGAAGGGACAGCCGGGGGACCGCCTCTACGTGCCCAGCGATCAGCTGGACCAGGTCACCAAGTACGTCGGCGGCGAGGAGCCCAGCGTCAACCGCATGGGCGGCGCCGACTGGGCGAAGACCAAGTCCCGGGCCCGCAAGGCGATCCGGGAGATCGCCGACGAGCTGGTGCGCCTGTACTCGGCGCGGCAGTCCGCGCCGGGGCGCGCCTTCGGCCCGGACACCCCTTGGCAGCGGGAGCTCGAGGACGCCTTCGAGTTCGTCGAGACCCCGGACCAGCTCTCCACCATCGACGATGTCAAGGCGGACATGGAGAAGTCCGTCCCGATGGACCGTCTGATCCTCGGCGACGTGGGCTACGGCAAGACCGAGATCGCGGTGCGCGCCGCGTTCAAGGCCGTGCAGGACGGCACCCAGGTGGCCGTGCTCGCCCCCACCACGCTGCTCGCCCAGCAGCACCTCGACACCTTCTCCGAGCGCTTCACCGGCTTCCCGGTCACGGTGAAGGGGCTGTCCCGCTTCCAGAGCCCGGCGGAGTCCACCGCCACGATCAAGGGCCTCGCGGACGGCTCCGTGGACGTGGTGATCGGCACCCACCGCCTGCTCACCGGCAACGTGCGCTTCAAGGAGCTCGGGCTGCTGATCGTCGACGAGGAGCAGCGCTTCGGCGTCGAGCACAAGGAGACCCTCAAGGCCCTGCGCACGAACGTGGACGTGCTGTCGATGTCCGCCACCCCGATCCCGCGCACCCTCGAGATGGCGGTGACCGGCATCCGGGAGATGTCGATCCTCGCCACCCCGCCGGAGGAGCGCCACCCGGTGCTCACCTACGTCGGGGCCCAGGAGGACAAGCAGGTCACCGCCGCGATCCGGCGCGAGCTGCTGCGCGAGGGGCAGGTGTTCTACATCCACAACCGGGTGGAGGACATCGACCGGGTCGCCGCGCACCTGCGCGAGCTGGTGCCCGATGCGCGCGTGGCCGTCGCCCACGGCAAGATGAACGAGCACCAGCTCGAGCGGGTGATCGTGGACTTCTGGGAGCGGGACTTCGACGTGCTGGTGTGCACCACCATCGTCGAGACCGGCCTGGACATCGCCAACGCCAACACCCTGATCGTCGAGAACGCGGACAGGTTCGGCCTCTCCCAGCTGCACCAGCTGCGCGGCCGCGTGGGCCGCTCCAGCGAGCGCGCCTACGCCTACTTCCTCTACAACGCGTCCAAGCCGCTCACCGAGCTCGCGCACGACCGGCTCACCACCCTCGCCACCAACACGGACCTCGGCGCCGGCATGCAAGTGGCCATGAAGGACCTCGAGATCCGCGGCGCCGGCAACCTGCTGGGCGGGGAGCAGTCCGGGCACATCGCCGGGGTGGGCTTCGACCTCTACGTGCGGATGGTGGGGGAGGCCGTGGCGGCCTTCCGCGGCGAGTCCACCGCGCCGGAGAAGGAGATCCGGGTGGAGCTGCCGCTGGACGCCCACGTCCCGCACGACTACATCGGCTCCGAACGGCTGCGCCTGGAGGCGTACTCGAAGCTCTCCGCGGTGCGCGAGGCCTCCGAGATCGCGCAGATCCGGGCCGAGCTCGCGGACCGCTACGGCGCCCCGCCGGCGCCGGTGGAGGTGCTGCTGGACGTGGCCCGCTTCCGCTTGGACGCCCGCGCGGCCGGGGTCGACGAGGTGCAGGCCCAGGGCAAGATGATCCGCTTCGCGCACGTGGAGGTGCCGGACTCCGCCGCGATGCGGATGAAGCGACTGTACCCGGGCACGGTGCTCAAGCCCGCCACCCGCCAGGTGCTGGTGCCCCGGCCGATGACCTCCCGCTTCGGCGGCACCGAGCTGCGCGACCACGACCTGCTGGAGTGGGCGCGCGAGGTGCTGCGCGTGCTGGTCCCCGCCGCGGCGGAGCAGATCTCCGCGCCCACGGTGGAGGGCTCGGCGCAGTAG
- a CDS encoding MazG nucleotide pyrophosphohydrolase domain-containing protein produces MSDSTDAPKPAREPAPKPEPAGAPRGAALVRAVEVMEALRGPDGDAWTHQQTHASLARYLLEETHEVLEVIDDPAGHGPGALADELGDLLFQILFHARVGQEQEPAWDVDDVALAFVAKMERRNPHVFAERAEEALEDPSDVEQIIAQWHAVKAAERAAAGAREKGWLEGIPAALPALQRAAKAVHRARSAGRLAELLEAADGACGDEDAEDWGGDVGRALLDLVVAAESRDVDPESALRALLARTGSRLGPAARGGEDPEAGTGDRTAGATA; encoded by the coding sequence GTGAGCGACTCCACCGACGCGCCGAAGCCCGCGCGAGAGCCTGCGCCGAAGCCCGAGCCCGCCGGTGCCCCGCGCGGCGCCGCCCTGGTGCGCGCCGTCGAGGTGATGGAGGCGCTGCGGGGCCCCGACGGGGACGCCTGGACCCACCAGCAGACCCACGCCTCGCTCGCCCGTTACCTCCTCGAGGAGACCCACGAGGTGCTCGAGGTGATCGACGACCCCGCCGGGCACGGTCCCGGAGCCCTCGCCGACGAGCTCGGCGACCTGCTCTTCCAGATCCTGTTCCACGCCCGGGTGGGCCAGGAGCAGGAGCCCGCGTGGGACGTCGACGACGTGGCCCTCGCTTTCGTCGCCAAGATGGAGCGCCGCAACCCGCACGTCTTCGCCGAGCGTGCCGAGGAGGCGCTCGAGGACCCGTCGGACGTCGAGCAGATCATCGCCCAGTGGCACGCCGTCAAGGCCGCCGAGCGCGCCGCGGCCGGCGCCCGCGAGAAGGGTTGGCTGGAGGGGATCCCCGCCGCGCTGCCCGCGCTGCAGAGGGCCGCCAAGGCCGTGCACCGCGCCCGCTCCGCGGGCCGGCTCGCCGAGCTGCTGGAGGCGGCCGACGGGGCCTGCGGCGACGAGGACGCCGAGGACTGGGGCGGTGATGTGGGCCGCGCGCTGCTGGACCTCGTGGTCGCCGCGGAGTCCCGCGACGTGGACCCCGAGTCCGCGCTGCGCGCCCTGCTGGCGAGGACCGGGAGCCGACTGGGGCCCGCGGCACGGGGCGGGGAGGATCCCGAGGCGGGGACCGGGGACCGCACCGCAGGGGCCACCGCCTAG
- the eno gene encoding phosphopyruvate hydratase — protein sequence MAALIDAVHAREILDSRGNPTVEVEILLSDDTVARAAVPSGASTGQFEAVERRDGDKGRYLGKGVLDAVNAVVADIQPAILGMDVQEQRAIDAAMIALDGTANKGTVGANAILGVSLAVARAAADSAGVPLYQYVGGPNAHVLPVPMMNILNGGSHADSNVDIQEFMIAPIGAETFSEAMRVGAEVYHALKAVLKERGLATGLGDEGGFAPNLESNRAALDLIVEAIGRAGFEAGKDVALALDVAASEFFENGAYTFEGAQKTAAEMVDYYAELVDAYPLVSIEDPLDEEDWDGWKAITERLGAKTQLVGDDLFVTNPERLGRGIAEGAGNALLVKVNQIGSLSETLDAVDLAHRAGFKAMMSHRSGETEDTTIADLSVATNCGQIKSGAPARGERVAKYNQLLRIEEELGEAARYAGASAFPRYAS from the coding sequence ATGGCAGCTCTGATCGATGCCGTTCACGCCCGCGAGATCCTCGATTCCCGCGGCAACCCCACCGTCGAGGTGGAGATCCTGCTCAGCGACGACACGGTCGCCCGCGCCGCCGTGCCCTCCGGCGCCTCCACCGGCCAGTTCGAGGCCGTCGAGCGCCGCGACGGCGACAAGGGCCGCTACCTCGGCAAGGGCGTGCTCGACGCGGTCAACGCCGTGGTCGCGGACATCCAGCCGGCGATCCTGGGCATGGACGTCCAGGAGCAGCGCGCGATCGACGCCGCGATGATCGCGCTCGACGGCACCGCCAACAAGGGGACCGTGGGCGCCAACGCGATCCTCGGCGTCTCCCTGGCCGTGGCCCGCGCCGCCGCGGACTCCGCGGGCGTGCCGCTCTACCAGTACGTCGGCGGCCCGAACGCCCACGTCCTGCCCGTGCCGATGATGAACATCCTCAACGGCGGCTCGCACGCGGACTCCAACGTCGACATCCAGGAGTTCATGATCGCCCCGATCGGCGCGGAGACCTTCTCCGAGGCGATGCGCGTGGGCGCCGAGGTGTACCACGCGCTGAAGGCCGTGCTCAAGGAGCGGGGTCTGGCCACCGGACTCGGCGACGAGGGCGGCTTCGCCCCGAACCTCGAGTCCAACCGCGCCGCGCTGGACCTGATCGTCGAGGCCATCGGCCGCGCCGGCTTCGAGGCCGGGAAGGACGTCGCGCTCGCCCTCGACGTCGCCGCCTCCGAGTTCTTCGAGAACGGCGCCTACACCTTCGAGGGGGCGCAGAAGACCGCCGCCGAGATGGTCGACTACTACGCCGAGCTGGTCGACGCCTACCCGCTGGTCTCCATCGAGGACCCGCTGGATGAGGAGGACTGGGACGGCTGGAAGGCCATCACCGAGCGTCTCGGCGCGAAGACCCAGCTGGTGGGCGACGACCTGTTCGTCACCAACCCCGAGCGCCTGGGCCGCGGCATCGCCGAGGGCGCGGGCAACGCGCTGCTGGTGAAGGTCAACCAGATCGGCTCGCTCTCCGAGACCCTCGACGCCGTGGATCTCGCGCACCGCGCGGGCTTCAAGGCCATGATGTCCCACCGCTCCGGCGAGACCGAGGACACCACCATCGCGGATCTGTCCGTGGCCACCAACTGCGGCCAGATCAAGTCCGGCGCCCCGGCCCGCGGCGAGCGCGTGGCGAAGTACAACCAGCTGCTGCGCATCGAGGAGGAGCTGGGGGAGGCCGCCCGCTACGCGGGCGCGTCGGCGTTCCCCCGCTACGCCTCCTGA
- a CDS encoding FtsB family cell division protein: MSSRRPGAPRSTRRPVPASGGRRTGGRGSSGPGATTRSGPASGSRTRRPAPASRPAAPAPAEAEEDGPGITITRRTLALVALVVVALAALVPTVNTYVAQRQQLSELRTQVAQQEAEVEDLRAQVARWEDPSYVAARARERLLFAMPGETQYRLTDTSGRDVPLTEAQQAAEEAKEGEWFSVLWESVEGSSRLTPEDIPDEVGSTDEDVPEQDPADDTDDEDTDQ; the protein is encoded by the coding sequence ATGAGCAGCAGACGACCGGGCGCCCCGCGATCGACGAGGCGCCCGGTCCCTGCGTCCGGGGGGCGGCGCACCGGGGGCCGCGGCAGCTCCGGGCCCGGCGCCACGACGCGATCGGGCCCCGCCTCCGGCTCCCGCACGCGCCGCCCGGCGCCCGCGTCCCGCCCTGCCGCGCCGGCCCCGGCCGAGGCCGAGGAGGACGGTCCCGGCATCACCATCACCCGGCGCACCCTCGCACTGGTCGCCCTGGTGGTCGTGGCCCTCGCCGCGCTGGTGCCGACGGTGAACACCTACGTGGCCCAGCGGCAGCAGCTCTCCGAGCTGCGCACCCAGGTGGCCCAGCAGGAGGCGGAGGTCGAGGACCTCCGCGCCCAGGTGGCCCGCTGGGAGGATCCGAGCTACGTGGCCGCCCGGGCCCGCGAGCGCCTGCTGTTCGCGATGCCCGGCGAGACCCAGTACCGGCTCACCGACACCTCCGGGCGGGACGTCCCCCTCACCGAGGCCCAGCAGGCCGCGGAGGAGGCGAAGGAGGGGGAGTGGTTCTCCGTGCTCTGGGAGAGCGTGGAGGGCTCCAGCCGGCTCACCCCCGAGGACATCCCCGACGAGGTCGGCTCCACCGACGAGGACGTCCCCGAGCAGGACCCCGCCGACGACACCGATGACGAGGACACCGATCAGTGA
- a CDS encoding DUF501 domain-containing protein, giving the protein MTTPAPPSRAETPLAPLPHESSATAEDLEVMRAQLGRDMRGVVSIARRCGCGRPAVVRTAPRLEDGTPFPTSLYLTLPWLTLELSRVEGTGRMAELTERIAQEPELAAAYRRAHERYLARRAEIGEAEEVAHVSAGGMPTRVKCLHALAGQALAEGPGVNPIADEVLAGIEGAAPELVCRCEETEEER; this is encoded by the coding sequence GTGACCACACCTGCCCCGCCGTCCCGCGCCGAGACGCCCCTCGCGCCGCTGCCCCACGAGAGCTCCGCCACCGCGGAGGACCTCGAGGTGATGCGCGCGCAGCTGGGCCGTGACATGCGCGGGGTGGTCTCCATCGCCCGGCGCTGCGGCTGCGGCCGACCGGCCGTGGTGCGCACCGCCCCGCGTCTCGAGGACGGCACCCCGTTTCCCACCTCGCTCTACCTCACCCTGCCCTGGCTCACCCTGGAGCTCTCCCGCGTGGAGGGCACCGGGCGGATGGCCGAGCTCACCGAGCGCATCGCGCAGGAGCCGGAGCTCGCCGCCGCGTACCGACGCGCGCACGAGCGCTACCTGGCCCGTCGGGCGGAGATCGGCGAGGCCGAGGAGGTCGCGCACGTCAGCGCCGGCGGCATGCCCACCCGCGTCAAGTGCCTCCACGCCCTGGCCGGCCAGGCCCTCGCCGAGGGGCCGGGCGTCAACCCGATCGCCGACGAGGTGCTGGCGGGCATCGAGGGGGCGGCGCCGGAGCTGGTGTGCCGCTGCGAGGAGACGGAGGAGGAGCGATGA
- a CDS encoding exopolyphosphatase produces the protein MSAPVAAIDCGTNSIRLLIARRDEATGALVDLERRLEMVRLGLGVDRTGRFDPVAVERTLEAARRYRELIVHHGVRTQDIRFVATSATRDASNRDEFIEGIEQILGVRPEVITGQEEAALSFRGAVSTIGDLPEGPSLVVDIGGGSTELVLGVGSPSHRISLDMGSVRMTERHLHTDPPRVDEIAAAVADIDHHLDRAEQEVPLGRAASLVGVAGTVTTVTAVAAGIEDYRPDVTHGARLSVPEVQEVCAALLRESHAQRSRHAVIHPGRIDVIGAGALIWSRIVERVSRLSGIDATRTSEHDILDGLALDLLDRVP, from the coding sequence ATGAGCGCGCCCGTCGCCGCGATCGACTGCGGCACCAACTCGATCCGCCTGCTCATCGCCCGCCGCGACGAGGCCACCGGAGCGCTGGTGGATCTCGAGCGCCGGCTGGAGATGGTGCGCCTGGGCCTGGGGGTGGATCGCACCGGCCGCTTCGATCCCGTCGCCGTCGAGCGCACCCTGGAGGCCGCCCGCCGCTACCGCGAGCTGATCGTGCACCACGGCGTGCGCACCCAGGACATCCGGTTCGTGGCCACCTCCGCGACCCGCGACGCCTCCAACCGCGACGAGTTCATCGAGGGGATCGAGCAGATCCTCGGCGTGCGGCCCGAGGTGATCACCGGGCAGGAGGAGGCGGCGCTCTCCTTCCGCGGCGCGGTGAGCACGATCGGGGACCTCCCGGAGGGGCCGAGCCTGGTGGTGGACATCGGCGGCGGCTCCACCGAGCTGGTGCTCGGCGTGGGCTCCCCGAGCCACCGCATCAGCCTGGACATGGGCTCGGTGCGGATGACCGAGCGGCACCTGCACACCGATCCGCCTCGTGTGGACGAGATCGCGGCGGCCGTGGCGGACATCGACCACCACCTCGACCGCGCCGAGCAGGAAGTGCCGCTGGGCCGTGCCGCCTCGCTCGTCGGCGTCGCCGGGACGGTGACCACGGTCACCGCCGTGGCGGCCGGGATCGAGGATTATCGTCCCGACGTCACCCACGGGGCCCGGCTGAGCGTGCCCGAGGTGCAGGAGGTCTGCGCCGCGCTGCTGCGCGAGTCCCACGCGCAGCGCTCCCGCCATGCCGTCATCCATCCAGGTCGGATCGACGTGATCGGCGCCGGCGCGCTGATCTGGTCGCGCATCGTCGAGCGCGTCTCCCGCCTGTCCGGGATCGACGCCACCCGCACCAGCGAGCACGACATCCTCGACGGCCTCGCCCTGGACCTGCTCGACCGGGTGCCCTGA
- a CDS encoding NAD(P)/FAD-dependent oxidoreductase: protein MTNTFGGKPHVLILGGGSVGLTTASELRKTLGAEVSITVVDPRPYMTYAPFLPEVGAGSIDPRNVLAPLRKILPGAKVVTGSVSAIRSAENTVVVDLEDDEKLEIAYDYLVVGLGAVPRLLPIPGLAENAIGFKQVEEATAVRDRILANLGEAATTKDPAARKRLLTFTFIGGGFAGGEAVSEAEDMVRDALRYYPDLHSSDIRFVLVDGAPFIFPELTEDQRAYVLNQLRERGIEVKLETFLNSAENGVIKTSDGDEFETDLLVWNAGVKPAPVLADEESSDLPVVTERGPLMGKLEALPDLRVNGVDGPFDNVFAAGDCAAVPDLASGEGKFCPPNAQHAVRQAKRLADNIARSVQGRPLVDYYHKNLGVMATLGMYKGVGRLQLGEKEIDVRGLPAWAMARAYHVYAMPTLGRKASVLAGWATTLLSRRDIIGIPQTETPRAAFEYAANAGKKK from the coding sequence ATGACCAATACTTTCGGCGGCAAGCCCCACGTCCTCATCCTGGGAGGCGGATCCGTCGGTCTGACGACCGCCTCCGAGCTGCGCAAGACTCTCGGTGCGGAGGTCTCGATCACCGTCGTCGACCCGCGGCCGTACATGACCTACGCCCCGTTCCTGCCCGAGGTCGGGGCGGGCAGCATCGATCCGCGCAACGTGCTCGCGCCGCTGCGGAAGATCCTGCCGGGGGCGAAGGTCGTCACCGGTTCCGTCTCCGCGATCCGCAGCGCGGAGAACACCGTGGTGGTGGACCTCGAGGACGACGAGAAGCTCGAGATCGCCTACGACTACCTCGTGGTCGGCCTGGGCGCCGTGCCGCGACTGCTGCCGATCCCCGGCCTGGCGGAGAACGCGATCGGCTTCAAGCAGGTCGAGGAGGCCACGGCCGTGCGCGACCGCATCCTCGCGAACCTCGGCGAGGCCGCGACCACCAAGGATCCGGCCGCCCGCAAGCGGCTGCTCACCTTCACCTTCATCGGCGGCGGCTTCGCCGGCGGCGAGGCGGTCTCCGAGGCCGAGGACATGGTGCGCGACGCGCTGCGCTACTACCCCGACCTGCACTCCTCGGACATCCGCTTCGTGCTGGTGGACGGCGCGCCGTTCATCTTCCCCGAGCTCACCGAGGACCAGCGCGCCTACGTGCTGAACCAGCTGCGGGAGCGCGGCATCGAGGTCAAGCTCGAGACCTTCCTCAACTCCGCCGAGAACGGCGTCATCAAGACCAGCGACGGCGACGAGTTCGAGACCGACCTGCTGGTGTGGAACGCCGGCGTCAAGCCCGCTCCGGTGCTCGCCGACGAGGAGTCCTCCGACCTCCCCGTGGTCACCGAGCGCGGCCCGCTGATGGGCAAGCTCGAGGCGCTGCCGGACCTGCGCGTCAACGGCGTCGACGGCCCGTTCGACAACGTCTTCGCGGCCGGCGACTGCGCCGCCGTGCCGGATCTCGCCTCCGGCGAGGGCAAGTTCTGCCCGCCCAACGCCCAGCACGCGGTGCGTCAGGCGAAGCGTCTGGCCGACAACATCGCGCGGTCCGTCCAGGGCCGTCCGCTGGTGGACTACTACCACAAGAACCTCGGCGTGATGGCGACCCTGGGCATGTACAAGGGTGTGGGCCGTCTGCAGCTGGGCGAGAAGGAGATCGACGTGCGCGGCCTCCCGGCCTGGGCCATGGCCCGTGCGTACCACGTCTACGCGATGCCCACCCTGGGTCGGAAGGCCTCCGTCCTCGCCGGCTGGGCGACCACCCTGCTCTCCCGCCGCGACATCATCGGCATCCCGCAGACGGAGACCCCGCGCGCGGCGTTCGAGTACGCCGCGAACGCCGGCAAGAAGAAGTGA
- the nagB gene encoding glucosamine-6-phosphate deaminase has protein sequence MEIHIVEDGATGAEVVADQFARTLREAGPRGAVLGLATGSSPVPAYTELIRRHREEGLSFAGSRAFLLDEYVGLPAGHPQSYHHFIRENFTSHVDIDDAAVVSPDGTAADPVAEAASYDRRLVEAGGVDLQILGIGSNGHIAFNEPGSSLASRTRVVGLTRSTIEDNSRYFASAADVPVRALSQGLGTILEARRIVLTATGAQKAEAVAQLAEGAISARWPATVLQLHPDVVVVVDEAAASRLELAEYYRYSRRLETENPLTPVA, from the coding sequence ATGGAGATCCACATCGTGGAGGACGGCGCGACGGGCGCGGAGGTCGTCGCGGACCAGTTCGCGCGGACCCTGCGCGAGGCGGGTCCTCGCGGGGCGGTGCTCGGCCTGGCCACCGGCTCCTCGCCGGTCCCGGCCTACACCGAGCTGATCCGTCGCCACCGGGAGGAGGGGCTCTCCTTCGCCGGCAGCAGGGCGTTCCTGCTCGACGAGTACGTGGGCCTGCCGGCCGGGCACCCGCAGAGCTACCACCACTTCATCCGCGAGAACTTCACCTCCCACGTGGACATCGACGACGCCGCCGTGGTCTCCCCGGACGGCACCGCCGCGGATCCCGTCGCAGAGGCCGCCTCCTACGATCGCCGGCTCGTGGAGGCCGGGGGAGTGGATCTGCAGATCCTCGGGATCGGCTCCAACGGGCACATCGCCTTCAACGAGCCCGGCAGCTCGCTCGCCTCCCGCACCCGGGTGGTGGGGCTCACCCGCTCCACCATCGAGGACAACTCCCGCTACTTCGCCAGCGCGGCGGACGTCCCGGTGCGGGCGCTGAGCCAGGGACTGGGCACCATCCTCGAGGCACGCAGGATCGTGCTCACCGCCACCGGCGCGCAGAAGGCGGAGGCGGTGGCGCAGCTCGCGGAGGGCGCGATCAGCGCGCGGTGGCCTGCGACCGTCCTGCAGCTCCACCCCGACGTAGTGGTGGTGGTCGACGAGGCGGCCGCCTCCCGGCTCGAGCTCGCCGAGTACTACCGCTACTCCCGGCGCCTCGAGACCGAGAACCCGCTCACGCCCGTGGCCTGA